A section of the Sandaracinaceae bacterium genome encodes:
- the sucD gene encoding succinate--CoA ligase subunit alpha, whose translation MSILVNKDTRVVVQGITGSAGSFHADMCMDYGTQIVAGATPGKGGQTFKGETSGKTAPVFDTVENAVKETGADCSLIFVPPPFAADAILEAVAAKIPLIIAITEGIPVADMLRVRSVLDNPSLNLGGSRLIGPNCPGVITPDECKLGIMPGHIHQRGRVGVVSKSGTLTYEAVGQLTALGLGQTTAIGIGGDPVNGTDFIDVLKLFQADDETEGVILIGEIGGSAEESAAEWIAENFTKPVAGFIAGTTAPPGKRMGHAGAVISGGKGTAEAKIEALTKAGVKVAPTPSDMGTTIQSLLS comes from the coding sequence ATTCTGGTCAACAAGGACACGCGCGTCGTCGTGCAGGGCATCACCGGCAGCGCCGGCTCCTTCCACGCCGACATGTGCATGGACTACGGCACGCAGATCGTCGCCGGCGCCACGCCGGGCAAGGGCGGTCAGACCTTCAAGGGCGAGACGAGCGGCAAGACCGCGCCCGTCTTCGACACCGTCGAGAACGCGGTGAAGGAGACCGGCGCCGACTGCTCGCTCATCTTCGTGCCGCCCCCGTTCGCGGCCGACGCGATCCTCGAGGCGGTCGCCGCGAAGATTCCGCTCATCATCGCCATCACGGAGGGCATCCCGGTGGCTGACATGCTCCGCGTGCGGAGCGTGCTCGACAACCCGTCGCTCAACCTCGGCGGCAGCCGCCTCATCGGCCCGAACTGCCCCGGCGTGATCACGCCCGACGAGTGCAAGCTCGGCATCATGCCCGGCCACATCCACCAGCGCGGCCGGGTCGGCGTGGTCAGCAAGAGCGGCACGCTCACCTACGAGGCGGTCGGTCAGCTCACGGCGCTCGGCCTCGGCCAGACCACCGCCATCGGCATCGGCGGCGACCCGGTCAACGGCACCGACTTCATCGACGTCCTGAAGCTCTTCCAGGCCGACGACGAGACCGAGGGCGTGATCCTCATCGGCGAGATCGGCGGCTCCGCCGAGGAGAGCGCGGCCGAGTGGATCGCGGAGAACTTCACCAAGCCGGTGGCTGGCTTCATCGCCGGCACCACCGCCCCGCCCGGCAAGCGCATGGGCCACGCCGGCGCCGTCATCAGCGGCGGCAAGGGCACCGCCGAGGCCAAGATCGAAGCCCTCACCAAGGCCGGCGTGAAGGTCGCGCCGACGCCGTCGGACATGGGCACCACCATTCAATCCCTGCTCAGCTGA